Within the Aythya fuligula isolate bAytFul2 chromosome 19, bAytFul2.pri, whole genome shotgun sequence genome, the region ATGcatgaagggaaaaagggaCTGTGGTACTAACTTGGGACCTCAGCATGCAGGGCAAAAGGTTTTGAAGGATTTCCATTTAGGTTTCAccaattctttttaaaagtttgtcttaattctgtttttcagcaattGAATGACTCTTCAGTGATCATCAGTGCAATAAAGACCTATCTCATTTCCAAGTAAGAAAATGGGATGGGGGAAGAGTTGAATGTGACTATCTCTAGAAAACTGGAGATTTAGAAGACTCTTTGAGTCAGTTGTTAGTTCTTGCTGACCTTAGCCTCTGCAGCTATGGATGTTTGGCCAGTTGACTTGGCTGTGATGGAGTGAATGATGCATGTATGTGTTGGGATATGTGTGCAGTGACACACATCTGCCTTTCAGAACTACTCCTTTTTCACCTGTGAAATTCTCTTTGCATAAAACCTGCTTAAATGTGGACTAGAGGTAGTTCTGGAACTGAGCTTACATTTAGCCATACCATCTAGAGTGAAATTGCTGTACCTGTGTCCTTTGGATCCATACTAAAAACATTTGACAACTGTAAGAAACTCTATGTCTGCAAAAACTTCCAGTCTGGCACAGAAAAGTAATGTATGCTGATAATGGTTATTAGAAAGTAGCTGTTCCAGCTAGTTTCAAATTGGAAAGCTCATGCACTTACCTTTAGACTAATAGGTTGAatcttttgatttcttctttgctcttgCCCGTTCTTGTAGCAGCCAAATCAGGTGTGAACTATGTTTCTGTCCACAGGAGGAATAGCTTAGAAGAGATTGTGTCCTTTTATCCTCCTATGAAAACTGTGACTGATCAAGGCAAGGAGGTATTTGAGTATGGGAATAAATACTGGCTCATGCTGGATGAGAAGGAGACAAAGCGAGTCTATCCTGTCAAAGAAGTGAGAGTGTAAGTGCTTTTAAGTTTCTGGGTCCTCCAAGTCAGCTTACAGCCTACTACTCCTAGATATCCTCAGGGGTGGTGCATACATCAAGTCCTGTGGGTACTGATTATTCCTTTTAGCACCCCCTTGATGTTTAAAACCTTGGTAGCTGTGGTGTTTCGATGTGTATTTTGCCTAATTTGAAACTATGTTGTCAGAAGGTCTAGTTCCCCCCCATTGTGGTCACACTAGCCTTCAGTTGCTTCCAGTTTCCTTCTTGGCCTTTCCTCAATGTCACAGAGGAATGCTGTGGAGTGCTCGTTTCTCAAGGCTGTATGTTCTGCTTTAGTTCTCGTATTGGGAGGAGGAACTAGTGCTCTATCTTTAGTCTTAATTTTAGATTGAGACTGAAGGAGCCTTGCCAAAGTTAATGCTTCTGAGTGCATTTCAGAGAGGTCACCAGAGCACACGGCTGGGTGGGATTTTGACGTTACTTGTCCTTGGTACAAACTCTGGCTAATGTCACCGTGATTCTATCTGCCTCCTGTAGCCCTGCAATCTCTACCTTATTcactgaaaaatctcttttgaatGCCTGCAGGGAAGAAATGAAGTGGAGAAAATGGGCCGATGATTGGCTTGTTCACCTCATCTCCCCCAATGTCTACCGTACCCCAAGGGAAGCCTTCGCATCTTTTGATTACATCGTCCGTGAGGGGAAGTTTGGCACCGTGGAAGGTTTCTTTGCCAAGTACATGGGGGCCATTGCCATGTTCTTCATTAGCAAGAGACTGAAGAAAAGGTTGGTACCACTGAACGCCAAGTACACAAGAATAGCTCCTTACTTGTCTCAGCTATGAACTCCAGAGATCAAAGGGCAGAAGCTCAGTATTTTAAACCAAACCGTTTCATGCGGTGCGAGTAATAGCCGTACTTCTTTACCCAGCGGTACTGAACCTCTCTACTCATCTACTGTTTATTCACTGGCTGTTCCCTTCACCTTAAAATACCTTCCTAATTCTCCAGCCCGTAAGATTAGAAACGATGAAaggttaaagaaagaaagatactAGTGTCTTCAGGCTggttcttttctttatttagacATAACCTTCGAGACGATGTCCGACAAGACTTGTACGAAGCAGTTGACGAGTGGGTAAAAGCCATCGGCAAACATCGACTGTTCATGGGCGGAAACCAGCCGAACCTTGCGGACTTGGTAAGGGGTTAATTCCTCTATCTGTAGTGACCTATATTGCAAGTTGGTGTCTGATCCACGTGAAATGGTGAATACTAACATAGGCAGAGAAGGCGAAGGATGTGAGACATATGTCCTTTGTGCAGTAACACAATTCCCACGTGAAAGGGACTTAGAATACTTGTGTTAAAATAGGacatttgttgttttcctctagAGAAACATTCCTTAAGACAGAGCCTGCAGTACCCTTCTGCAGGTGGATGTTACAGATCTTGTGGAAGCGTGATAAAAGCAGGTTACAACCTGAACACTGCTCTGACTAGTGACCACTGAACAGAGCCTCACACCTGCACAGGTTTTATTACAttcagtgctgctggggtgtctctgcaggcagcagagagtGGAGCATGATTCATTCCCTGCATCAGCAGTTCTCCCTGGAATGCAAGTGAAGCATTTTCTACCAGGGCTTGCTGCTGAGATGGGATTAACTGTTGCCCCATAACTGCATGTAGATTCTTGTGTTTACTTACTATTTCCTCATGGAAAAAGCATGCGCTTTCTTACTACCTTTCTGCCCACTCAGTCTTCCTTACTAATCAGAGTTGCGGACTAGATGGCAGAGCAGATAAAGAGGCCTTACTGTCTAGGCTATCGAGGCACTCTCATTGTTACCCAAAGCTTTTTTCCACCACTGACTTTCTCAGTGTTGTTCTAATCTTCATCCTCTGGCACAGGCAGTATATGGGGTCCTCCGAGTCATGGAAGGGCTGGAAGCCTTTGACGACATGATGGTTCACACCAAGATTCAGCCTTGGTACCAGCGCATGGAAGAAGTCATTCAAAAAGCTGAAGTTGCAGTCTGATGCCAGCTTCAGCTGCCTTTCTGAAGTACTTGCATGGATAAAGCTTCAGAAGGAATGaccttgtattttttaaagagttgAACGGGCTGGTCACACCTAATGGACTGACGCGCAGGTACAGAGACTGTCCTGTTTATAGTCCTAAGTCTCAGCGAGCAAAAAGGATCCAGCTATGCACAAGTCTGAATGTGATACTTAGAAGGATGGGGACAGGTAAAAGGAAGGGATCTTGGATGCTGCTGGAAAGGAGAAGCTCTGTGACTGAACTGAAGAATGGGCTGAACAGGCTTCTTTTAGGGGAGAGCCGTGCTCAGAGCAGGTTACTGTAAAAGCAAGCTGCTTTCTTGGCTAGTGTTATGGCCATATCAGATACAGTAGGTCTGAGCAGCTTTTGCTTCAGGCTGTCTTCCTCCATTCATCCACGTCATCCAAAGTGTTTTCTCTGAGTGAGACACTGGATAATAGATTTTAAGTGACTCTTAATTTTTCCTGCGATAGAATCCCGTAAGCCCAgtgctgagggaactggaggAATCCACGACACTGGCAAAGGCATCCTTCCTAAGACAGAAAAGATGCTGCGCTTGACAGATTGTAAGCTTTTACTCTTCCATGTAAACGGTTCTTTCACTACCTGATTCTGTACGGTTTGCAAGGATAAAGGCTTGCTTCTCTTCCTGTGCCCTTTGTGAGATCTGTGAATTCCTACTTGTAACGCCCCCAAATCACACCCTACACAGAAACCACTCATgcaaaacagtaattttaaaatttgtcttgCATGAAGTCTCTGGAATACCCctgaaaatctgtgtttttgttttttgtttttgtttttttttttttttttttaagaaaaaaaaaagaattaagaggAATCTGCATCCTTGAGATCTCTAGATGTTTCTGTCATATGAGAGGAACAAAGGGTTTGCTGTTGTAGCACTCGAATTAGGAACGATCACTGGGGGTATCATCACGTGTGATGCCGACTGAGCTGTGCTATGCAGAAGGGCCTGGCATATTTCTCAGTGACAGAGAATAGAGGTTTGAATGCAAGCGATCCTCTCTGCAGCCCAAGGCTTCAACTTCATTCATTATCAGTTCCAAAAAGttgtttctgcagaagaaaacgTGCACTTCAAGGAAGCTGCTTTGTGGGTGTTACAAGTGCAGCTGGAAGCTGTCTGTAACGCAGTGACTTGCACTCCGTGGGTTGGGGGGGACATTTGTTCATATAACAGCCATTGTGATAGTTCTGTTGGTTTTTGTACAGAATGTCCAGAAACGGTAGAAATACCAGCAGGAAAACTAGTTACAAATTCAGTTATGTGACGGGGAGAAATAGAATGTTTACAGTAAAACCAGCTgctttggtgcttttttttttggtcacgCCTCACTGCATTTGTTAAAGGTGCTCTGTAGCACCAAAAGAACAACGTTCGGGTGGGCGCTacttgttgtttttatttatttattgtatcgAAGCCACCCGGGGAGCTTGAAGAACCCCCTCAGGGCAAGTAGAGAACCATCCAGAGCCTCCTGAGAGCCGGGCAGCCACCTGAAGCCTCCCGGCTCTTTGTAGCGACCGAAGCCGCGCTGGGGCTTCCTCCCCTCAGAGCTCCCCGTCAGGACGCCCTCAGCGGAGCCCGCCTCCCGCCTCGCGTCGCCATGGCAACGGGGCCGGTGGCGGGGCGGGGCGTTGCCCCTTGTGACgcggcggcgggaggggcggggccgccGGCAGGGTTTGAATCGCCCAATGGGGGAgccgcgggcggcggcggcgcggcggcggccccggaAGTGCGGCGGAGGGGGCTCGGGCTCGTACCCCTGGTGCTGCCTCCAGGCGTCCGCCGCGCCCCGCAGCCGAGGGCTCTATGgcagcgccgcccgccgcctccccgccgccgccgaggACAGCCTGAGGAGGCAGCGGCTGGGGCTGGCCGACGCCGCGTTCGGCTCTTCATGGTGAGGGAGGGGCCGCCGGGAGGGTGAGGGagggccgggaccccccccctgCTGCCCGGTTCGGCTCCTCCCCGCCGGGGTAGGGGGTGTGAGGGGGGCACGGCCCTAGCCTCGGGACGGGCTGCACCGGCCGCTGTGCAGCCACCACCCCGGGAAACCCCCCGGTGGAGCCCCGGGCTGACCCCGAGCTGCCGGTGCCGGCTCGGAGCAGGAGGCCGGAGCGAGCCCGGGCCCTCACGGGTTCCTCTGAGAAACCCCCCCGGGATTCAGCAATAAACCTCCTCGGTGCTGGGGAAACTGCCTGGCAGCTCCGCGGTTGTGTTCGTGGCGATTCAGCTGCCGTTAGGTTCCCAGCGTTGTGGCTGAAGGGGCGCTCCTGGGCTCCGGGAGCTGCCCCCGTCCTGAGGAAGGGGAGGGTGGCGGTGCCCGGCTGTGTTTGCAGCTCTCCGGAGCCAGAAGGGGGAATCCTGGTACTTCAGAAAACCGTcgcttcctttttctcttgattttcttGAATTGCTTTTCATGATTCACTCTTGACTCTGCACTCAAGGATGTTAAGTGATGGACTGACAGCTTtacagcaagcagcagggcaAGCTCCTGCAAAGTGGATTTTGATGATGCATTGCTCACAGAGTAGATCTTTCCTCActgtgacttttcttttttttttttttttttaaaccaagacCATTCTAGTGCAAGTCCCTAGCATACACATTCATGTTTTAGAGGAACTTTTATCTGTTTCTACTTCTAATTCTGAAGTATCATAGCGATCCATTGAGATTAATCAGTTCATATCCAGATCCTTTTCTTGCTGACCTGTAGAATAGCATAGTTTTGACTACTTTTCTGGTGTTTATTGTCCTGGTGTTTATGTAGCCCTCCTTTCCTGTCATGTCAAATTCAGTTAAAAAGTACAAGGATGGTAGcttaatgtgttttttcctcagttgtACAAGTAACTCTAAGTTAGGTGAAACTGTTAATAACTTCGATTAATGCTCATCCAATGTCTACTGCTGTTGCATTGCTATGTTAGTAATCAAAACTTGACATTTTTAGAAGCTGATATAAcattattagttttatttagaGCAGGTTATTACATGAACCTTGACAAATTAATCAGGAGCTATAAAGAGTCATCTAAATTCTGTTCTAGCAGAGGTATTGTGTAAAATCCTGCTCTGCTTCATTACAAGTAACACTTTACTTGTAACACATGTTGTTACATAGCAAATCATGAAGGAGTGCTTCCATGAGATTAGCAGCTAAGCCCTTTATAACACCAGGCTAATAGCTCTGCTCCCGCCACGCACAGCAGCCCTTGGAGGTCCCTCCTTCCTCACTCTCATTTCAAGTCCCCAAGGTAATACCAGGCAAGCAGCTCACGCTGTGGCTGATTCCGTTTGGTTCTGTGTATGAGTACACACACATGCTTGCTGAGTAGCACTGAGAACTCGTGTTgcgggctttttttttttttttttctttccagtttaaGCACGGATTTTGATGCCTTCTCTGCATGTAGACCCAAACCCAGGATGTTGACATTTCTGTtaagttttgttgctgttggcaGGCTTTAGGGATGGTGTGGGGTTTGAGACAGAAGGGAGATGTACAGGTGCCCTCAAACTGTTCAAAACTGATTTCCTTATGAAACAGGTTAAAAGGGGCACTTGCAGCTGTAACTGAGTTTGGGTGAGCTCATCTTGTGTAATTCAACAGAAcgttttctgttgtttaaacCAGCTCTCAGCATCAGTGTGTAAGGAATGATAATCTCAAATCTTTCTTTATCCTCTGCTTATAGAGGAAAGCATTGACACACAAACTTTTGATGTTTAGGTTCATAACTACAGTAAGTCTGAGTCTGCACCTTGCCTTACTTTGAAAGGAAGAGGGTGATCAGAAATTGGCACCCTTCCCTATCAGTggtcattttattatttctgcacCAGGTTTCCCTCAACCACCAAAAATGAAGTGACTTCAGTCTCTGCACAGAGCACACTGTCAAGAGGAACTAAAAGCCTTACAATAACTGTAAGTATACCTAAGCTGACATAAATTGCTGCTGGTGGAATTCTATAAAATTTTCCATTGCATTATACTGAGGAACCATTACCTCAAATAGAGGATCATGTCCAAAACTGATTTCTTtagctttgtgttttgcttttgtgtgttgTGTTAGGCAACGTTAAGGTTATGCATGTAATTAATGTAGGTATTTGTAAATATATGCATCACTGTGAgataatctgaagaaaaaatatctgaaagctTTTAAGCATTTGTTTAACTTCAAAAAGGCTCTTGAAGTTAAGCACATATGAAAGAGTTTGCAGGTTCAGGGTTTTAGGATGGAGTGATCTTATGGttttctcttgatttctttttttttttttcatctaagcTATTAAATGAGtgcttttccctctttctctatAATTTGTGTTTGGACTCTGATGGTGCTGGGTACTGGAGCCTTTGATTTGCACGCTTGCTCTAAGACTTGGAACTCCAATGACTTACGGGCATCCTCTGTCACTGCAACTGTTTGGTCTTTAATAGCTGTGTTAAAAGCAGGAAATAGCAGAAGTAGAGAGATTGTTTGTGTTAATCTCTTTCCAGCAATATAACGTGCTGTTCAAAATGGCAGATGCTACTGAAAGGAAGCTCAAACTGTAACCACAGCTGGCCACTGTTGCACACAGGGAAATGTTGTTATTTCCAGTCTCCTTATCCACAGGTTTCCCTTCCTTGTATTGCCCTTTCCCATTTGTGGGAGAAGAGCCATGAAGAACCGTTCCTCATCTCCCCCTTTGCACGTCCATGTGGATGAAAACACCCCTGTCCATGTCCATATTAAAAAGGGTCAGAAAACCACACCTGCAAAATGCCAGGTAGGAGTGTGCAGCTGGGTGTTTGTAGGGGCTACAGAGGAAACAGTGGGTCCTAGAAGCACCACCAAATCTTCAAGGTCTGCTTTACCTTTATATTAGAACGGGAAGACTTTCTGCCTTGTTAACTGTACGCATGTTCAGTGGtgaattttcagtaaaatgttttctctgttgaagATGTGTTAAGTATGGTATAGAATAAATAGTTTTCATGTTTAAGTGTATGATTATGAGGCGTATTGCTTCCAACGTGATGtagtttgggggattttttccttgtattttctgaaattgtgtCCTCATAAAGggttttctttgatttcatcCCTGTTTTTGAAGGAGAGGCTTGGAGTAAGGTAGTACCCAAGTGCTTCAAATTCTATCTTAATTGtattaaaatgaatgtgtttagaaaaaaaagggtTTGCATTCGAACCATCTTCTGGCATTAAGCACCCTGTCAGTCAGCTGAGCTATGCAGCAAAGAAAGATCTCTTCGTACCCATATCAAGAGTAGACAAGAGGCAATA harbors:
- the PTGES2 gene encoding prostaglandin E synthase 2 gives rise to the protein MAAAGRAWRAALLLSPWRLRAPCRAYGAAAGGGGGGGGRRLLLSAAFALGGGTGLYLAAQHRLREHSAAELPTGDLQLTLYQYKTCPFCSKVRAFLDYHGLPYEIVEVNPIMRKEIKFSSYRKVPILLANAGSTLQLNDSSVIISAIKTYLISKRNSLEEIVSFYPPMKTVTDQGKEVFEYGNKYWLMLDEKETKRVYPVKEVRVEEMKWRKWADDWLVHLISPNVYRTPREAFASFDYIVREGKFGTVEGFFAKYMGAIAMFFISKRLKKRHNLRDDVRQDLYEAVDEWVKAIGKHRLFMGGNQPNLADLAVYGVLRVMEGLEAFDDMMVHTKIQPWYQRMEEVIQKAEVAV